A segment of the Alistipes communis genome:
TACATGTTCAAATATTCGGAGCGGCCCGGCACGTTCGCCTCGAAGCACCTGCCCGACGACGTGCCCGACGAGGTGAAGACGCGCCGTCTGTCGGAGATCATCGCCTTGCAGAACGAACTGTCGGAGGCGTCGAACCGCCGCGACGTGGGGCGCGAATTCGAGGTGCTGGTGGAGGGGCGTTCCAAGCGCAGCGACGCGCAGCTGTCGGGCCGCACGTCGCAGAACAAGGTCGTGGTCTTCGACCGCGGCGGACACGGCGTGGGCGAGTACGTGCGCGTGCGTATCACGGGCTGCTCGTCGGCCACGCTGTTCGGTGAAGAGATAAAATAACCCTAAGATTATGAGATTCGACGAAATAGATTTCGAAGACGAGGTTCTCGACGGCCTCTACGACATGAATTTCGAGGAGATGACCCCCGTGCAGGAGGCCACCATTCCGGTGATCCTCGAAGGCAGCGACCTGATCGCCTGCGCACAGACCGGAACGGGCAAGACGGCGGCCTACACGCTGCCGCTGCTCAACAAGCTGCTCGTCGAGGGCAACGAGGACAACGTGGTCAAGACGCTCGTGGTGGTTCCCACGCGCGAGCTGGCCATGCAGATCGACACCCAGTTGCAGGGATTCTCCTATTACATGCCCGTCTCGACGACGGTGGTCTACGGCGGCGGCGACGGCCGCGGCTGGGAGCAGCAGAAGCAGGGGATGCTGCGCGGCGCCGACGTGGTGATCGCCACGCCGGGCCGTTTGATCGCCCACTTGCAGAACAGCGGCGTCGATCTGTCGCACGTGAAGTATTTCGTGCTCGACGAGGCCGACCGGATGCTCGACATGGGATTCTTCGACGACATCATGACCATCGTCCGCCGGCTGCCCGCCGAGCGGCAGACGCTGATGTTCTCGGCTACGCTGCCGCCCAAGATCCGCGAGCTGGCCAGGCAGATTCTGCGCAAGCCCGTCGAGATCAATATCGCCGTCTCGAAACCCAATGAGGCGATCGAGCAGGGGGCCTACGTGCTCTACGAAACGCAGAAATTGGGGTTGATAAAGGAGCTTTTCGCCAAACCGCTCGAATCGAAGACGATCATCTTCTCCTCTTCGAAGCTGAAAGTCAAGGAGCTGGCTTTCGCCTTCAAGCGGATGCACCTCAATGCGGCGGCCATGCACTCCGATCTGGATCAGGCCAAGCGCGAGGAGGTGATGCTCGATTTCAAGAACGGCAAGATCGACCTGCTGGTGGCCACCGACATCGTGGCGCGAGGCATCGACATCGAAGATATAGGCATGGTGGTCAACTACGACGTGCCGCACGACCCCGAGGATTATATCCACCGCATCGGCCGTACGGCGCGTGCGAGCGCCACGGGGCGGGCGCTGACCTTCGTCAACGAGAAGGAGCAGGGCAAGTTCCGCCGTATCGAGGAGTTCATGGAGCGCGAAGTGGAGAAGCTCCCGTTGCCGGAGAAGCTCGGTAAGGCCCCCGCGTATGAGCCGTCGGCTTCGGGCGACCGTCGGGGGCGCGGCGGCCGGAAAGGTCGCGGCGAGGCGAAGGGACGCGGCGGCCGCGCCGGCGAACGGCCGAAGGCGGCACCGCGGGAGGCCGTACCGGATTCGGGTGCAGCGTCTCCGGCGATCGCCGGGACGGAGGGTGTCGAAGGGCGCAATACCGAACGCCGCCGTCACCGTGGGGGACGTCATCGCCGGCGCGGCCGCAAGCCGGCCGAAGGTGCGCCTGCGGTACAGGGCGGAGGGGATGCCTCCGACAGAGGCGGGAACGCCTGATCGGAGTATGGAAAGCAAAGAAGCCGGTACCTTCGAGGTGCCGGTTTCTTTTTGGCGACGATCTCCCAATTTTACACCGGAGCTCCGCCGAAGCACGACTGCCAAGGCTGGCTTTGCCCCAAGCCCCGCCTCGGCGGGGCCAATCCGGAAATACGTCACAGCCGCGGGCTCTCCGATTCATACGGCAGACCGTAAGAAAATACGGAAATAGGAATGGCGCATGGATCAGCTATCGCTGTTGCCGATCCGCTCGAAATAGCGGTCGAGCAGGCGCGGGATCGCATAGTCCTCCAACTGTTCGTACGGCACGAGCGTCCACCCTCCGGCAGCGGAGGGCCATGCGTCGAGCGCGAGGCGGTGATACGCCGCGTGGAGGGTCTGGTGCGACAGCTGGTGTTTGGGCATACGGATCGTCCGCACCAGCCGGTAGGGAAGCGTGCCGAACATGTCGCGGAAGGGCGGTGCGGCGGCCAGCTCCGTGAAATCCAGCGGGCGGTCGCTCTCGATCGCCGGCAGGTCGTACAATCCCTGCCAAATGTCTCCTTCCGGTCGCCGCCGCAGGGCGATGCGTCCGCCGCATTCCAGATGGAGATAGTTCAGATAGCGCGGGCGAATCCGTGTCCGGCCCGCCTTGACGGGGCGTTCCGCTACGGTTCCGGCTGCCAGCGACAGACATTCGTCCCGCAGCGGGCAGTCGTTGCAGGAGGGGTTGGCGGGCGTGCATTGCAGCGCGCCGAAATCCATGATCGCCTGGTTGTAGCGTGCAGGCCGACGCCGGTCGAGTTGTTCGTCGGCAAGCGCGGCGAACGCTTTGCGGCCCTCGGCGGTGTCGATGGCCAGATCGAGGTCGAAGAGCCGTGACAGCACGCGGTAGACATTGCCGTCGACCACGGCGCACGGCGCGTCGTAGGCGATCGAGCAGACGGCCGCCGCCGTATAGTCGCCCACGCCTTTGAGCGACCGCACGTCGGCATAGGCGGCGGGAAACCGCCCTCCGTAGCGTTCGACGACCTGCCGGGCCGCGGCGTGGAGATTCCGCGCGCGGCTGTAATAGCCCAATCCCTGCCAGAGTTTGAGCACTTCGTCTTCGTCGGCCGCAGCCAGGGCGCCGACGTCGGGAAACCGCGCGACGAAGCGCAGGTAATAGTCCATCCCCTGCGCGATCCGCGTCTGCTGGAGAATGACCTCCGAGAGCCAGATGCGATAGGGGTCGCGTGTCCGACGCCAGGGCAGGTCGCGTCCGTTGACTCCGTACCAGTCGATCAGTTTGTCGGCGATTTCGCTCATCGGAAGACAAAGGTAGTGAAATATTCGGAATCATGCAGTCCGGTATCGCCGTTCCCGTTCCTTCCGATCGATTTATCGCCGGCGTTGTGCGGGAAGTTCGATCGAAATCCGAATATATTGCCTGTCTTTGACTTCGTCTTAGATACTCCGTCTCGGCATAATCAAGCTGACGCTTGTTTCTGCGCCCGACTTTTCGTATCTTTGACTTCGTCGAAGATACTCCGTCTCGGCATAATCAAACATGAATGTTTGCTTCTGCACTCGACTTTTCGTATCTTTGTCAACGGCTTGTCTTCGTCGCTTGCGGCGGAGCGGATGCGGAGGATAGAATGCCGCTCCGTTTGACGGGAAAAATCTAAGACGAACGCGCATGAATATTTCAATTGTGGGAACAGGCTACGTCGGGCTGGTGTCGGGCGCCTGCTTTGCCGAAATGGGCATCGACGTGACCTGCGTCGATATCGACGAGAAGAAGATCGGGCGTCTGCTGTCGGGCGAGGTTCCGATCTACGAACCGGGGCTCGACGATCTGGTTCGGCGCAACGTCGAAGCGGGACGCCTGCATTTCACCACGGATCTGAGCAGTTGTCTGGATCAGGTGGAGGTCGTCTTCTCGGCCGTCGGTACGCCGCCCGACGAAGACGGATCGGCCGACCTGCGTTATGTGCTGGAAGTGGCCCGTACGTTCGGGCGCAACATCAATAAATACACGATTCTGGTCACTAAGTCGACCGTTCCCGTAGGAACGTCGAAGAAGGTGAAGGCCGTCATTCAGGAGGAGTTGGACAAGCGAGGCGTGCAAATACCCTTCGAGGTGGCGTCGAACCCCGAATTCCTGAAAGAGGGAGCGGCGATCAAGGATTTCATGTCGCCCGACCGGATCGTCGTCGGTACGGAGTCGGAGCGTGCGCAGCGGCTCTTGTCGAGATTGTACAGGCCCTTTCTGGTCAACAATTTCCGAATCTATTTCATGGATATTCCTTCGGCCGAGATGACCAAATATGCGGCCAATGCGATGCTGGCGACGCGAATCTCCTTCATGAACGACATCGCGAATCTCTGCGACGAGGTCGGAGCCGACATCGATATGGTTCGGAAGGGGATCGGAACGGACGCGCGCATCGGCAACAAATTCCTCTATGCCGGTTGCGGGTACGGCGGGTCGTGCTTTCCGAAGGACGTGCGGGCATTGGCACGCACGGGACGGGAGTATGGTTCTCCGATGCGGATCATCGAGGCGGTCGAAGCCGTCAACGAACGGCAGAAGGAGATCGTCGTACGGAAACTTGCGGCCGAATTGGGCGATCTGCGCGGCAGGACCGTCGCCCTGTGGGGGCTTGCCTTCAAGCCCGAAACCGACGATATGCGCGAAGCGCCCGCCCTGGTGGCGATCGACCGCTTGACATGCGCCGGCGCTGTGGTGAGGGTCTACGATCCGGCGGCGATGGACGAATGCCGCCGCAGGGTAGGGGATGCCGTCGTCTATTGCAGCGATATGTATGAAGCGGTCGTCGATGCCGATGCGCTGGTGCTGCTGACCGAATGGAAACAGTTCCGTCTCCCTTCGTGGACGGTGATTCGAAAGGTCATGGCCAATCCGCTGGTGATCGACGGGCGCAATATCTACGACAAGGCCGAATTGGTCGCCGAAGGATTCACCTACAAGGCCATCGGGAAATAACGGCTCCGCCATGCGGCCGGCGGAGGATTTGCAACGGACGGCAGGAGGAAATTTAATGATACGCTTTTAGGACGATGAAGGATCGTGCACGCATGGATTTGTTCGCTTTGCTGCGGGCGGGGGTACGTTCCGGCGACACTCCGGATATCGGCGGATCGACGGACGACCGGTGGCGAGAGTTGTACACCGCAGCCTCATCGCAGGGGGTGTCGGCCCTCGTCTGGGACGGGATTCGCCGGTTGCCGCCGGAGTCGCAGCCGTCGAGGGAGCTTCGGTTGCGTTGGGCCTACAACGTCGAGCGGATCGAACGCCGGTACGGGCAGCAGCGTCGCCGGGCAGCGGAACTGGCTGCGGCCTACGCCGAAGCGGGAATTCGTACCGTCGTATTGAAAGGGTTCGCCGTCAGCCGGTTGTACCCTGTTCCGGAACATCGGCCCTGCGGCGATCTGGATTGTTTCCTTTGCGGCGATTACGAGCGCGGCAATCGGGTGGCCGAACAGGTCGGGGCCGAGGTGAAACGCGATTTCTACAAACACTCTCATATCGTATTCCGCGGGCTGACGGTCGAAAACCACCGGTTCTGTACGGCGGTTCGCGGGAGCCGTCGGGCGAAGCGGTTCGAGCGGCATCTTCAACGATTGCTTGCGGAGGGACCGTTGTCCTGCATACCGGAAACAGCGCTGCTCGTCCCTCCGCCCGATTTCAATGCCCTTTTTCTGGCCAAACACGCCTTGTCGCATTTCCTGACCGAGGGCATTTCCCTGCGGCATCTGTGCGATTGGGCGGTCTTTATCGACCGCGAAGGCGACGCGGTCGACTGGACGGCGTTCCGGAAGGTCGCGGCCGAAGATCGCCTGCTGCGTTTCGCGGAGATACTCTCCGACCTCTCCGTCCGGTATCTGGGCGTCGCGCGGAATCCGCTGCCGGCCGGCGTACAGGCGCTCGCCGACCGGGTATTGGACAATATCCTCTACGAGCGCCGGCACCTGAACGATTCGCCGGGCGGCGCATGGACGAAGCGGATGCGTCTGATCGGCAATCTGGCGCGCGACCGCTGGAAATACGGGGAGGTGTACGGGCGAAGCTTCCTGCTCGAAGGTCTCCGGCTGTCGGTCGGATACCTTTTCGATCGCAATCCTGAATTATAGCATCGCCGGCTGGATGTCTCCGGAGAACGGCGAGGCGTGGAAAGGATCCGTCCGTTTTTAACGGGCGGTCCTTTTTTTGAGTCCGGACGCAGACCGGTCGCGTGCCTCTTCGTCCCTGTCGCCGGAAAACCGGCACACTCCTTGCTTTTTATGCCGGACGATAAACGGGTCGGTGGATGAGAAGTGTCAAGGAACAATATTGGCGTTATTCGCTCTTCGTCATCATTCTGGTATTGGGTGTGGTTATCTTCGCCGAACTGACGCCCTATATCGGCGGGCTGCTCGGCGCCATGACGATCTATGTGCTGCTCCGGCGGCAGATGCGCTATCTGACGGTTCGCCGCCGGTGGCGGCGCAGTCTGGCGGCGTCGGTGCTGCTGGTCGAAGCCATCGTCTGCTTCCTGATTCCGTTGAGCGGTATCGTGTGGATGTTCGTCGACAAGGTACAGGATTTCACGCTCGACCCCCAATCGCTGATCTCCTCGATCCGTCATGTCTCCGAACAGATCCGCCTGCGGATCGGTTACGATCTGTTGCAGGACAGCAACATCTCGTCGATGGTGGCCGTGATCACCCGATTCGGGCAGGCGTTTCTGCAAGGTATTTTCAGTTTCGGGGTCAATATCGTCATGCTGTTGTTCGTGCTCTATTTCATGCTGATCGGCGGTACCCGCATGGAGAATTATTGCCGGGCCATGCTTCCGTTCAATGCCACCGTCGCACGCAACGTGACGAACGAAATCTATATGATCGTCCGCTCGAATGCGATCGGCATTCCGCTGATCGCCGTGGTGCAGGGGTCGATCGCCTATGCGGGTTACCTCGTCTGCGGCGTTCCCAGCGCGTTGTTCTGGGGAGTCGTCACCTGCTTCGCCACCATTCTGCCCGTCGTCGGCACGGCGCTCGTCTGGGTTCCGCTCGCGGCTTATCTCGCGGTGGAGGGAAGTTGGGGCGCCGCCGTCGGGCTGATGGCCTACGGCGTGCTCGTCGTTACGCAGTCGGACAATGTGATCCGGTTCATTTTACAGAAGAGAATGGCCGACACGCATCCGCTCGTGACGATTCTCGGCGTGCTCATCGGCCTGCCGCTTTTCGGGTTCATGGGCGTTATCTTCGGCCCGCTGCTGCTGGCGATGTTCGTCTTCTTCGTCCATATCTTCAAGCGCAAATACCTCGACGGCGCGGAGACCGCGCGTCTGTTCGTTCCCGACAGGTAGCTCGCCCCGCAAACGGAATCGGGAGCCGACATTCGGCTCCCGATTCCGTTGTAAATGCATCCGAAAGGTTTATTCGCGGATGCAGCGCACCGAGTAGGCGTCGGCGCGGGCACCTCCGCCGGCGGGCGAGGTGGTAATCATCTCGTTGCCGGCCGTGTCCTTGATCTGGAACGAGAGCACCGAGTAGGCCCCGCCCCGGAACATGTCGCCGGGGTAGGGTGCGTTGCCCCAATAGGAACCCCACAAGCCGCTCATGCTGCCCATCAGCATGGCGTAGGAGCCGTCGAAGCGCGCCGCTGCGGGGAAGTAGGAAGATGCGCTGTCGCTCAGATTGAAAGTCCAGCCGTAGTCGTAGTCGGCGAGCGATTTCGCACCGTCGCCGCTGATGTCGGCGATATCGAAATCATCGATCACCCAAGCGTAGCCGCCCGATGCGGTGAAGTTGCGGAATACGTCGGCGGGCGGAACGCGCCATCCGACGGGACACGGGTCGTAGAAGGATTTGGCCCCCTTGTTGAGGAAGTCGTTCGTCTCGTTGCGTTCAGCGCCTTTGGGATTGCCCCACAGGGCGTCGTTGCTCATGTCGGCCTGCAACCAGTCGCGCGAGGTGTTGAATTGTGCATAGTTGGAGAGGCAGACCGTCGGATTGGCGATGGCGAAGGCGAGATTGTTGTCCGCTGTGCTCGACTGCGACGAGTTGGTGATTTTGATTTCGTTATCGTCGCCGTCGTAGATCGGCGCACCGACGGTGGCGGTCGTTCCGGTCAGCGTCGGTGCCGCGGGAAACGGATCTTTGCGGCCCCACTGGTAGAGCAGTCCGTAACTGCCGACGTCGCCTGCGGTGTTGTGCATCGCGCCGAGGTTCATGTTCATCACTTCGTATCCGGTTTTCGAATTCAGCCCCGCGACTTCGGCTTCGGGATACCAGATGTGCCAGCTCCACAGGATCGCTCCGTCCTTGACGGCGATCACGGCGTTGCCCGGTCCGGCGATCTTGAAGCTGATCCGGCCGTCGGCCAGCGTTACGCCCGATATCAGACCGGGTGCGCTCTGCCAGACGACTGCGGCGCTCGTGCCCGCGATGGCCGTGGGCGCATCGAGCCCCTCGGTCGTGGCGCCGTTGCCGCGCACGGTCGCGTCGAAACTGTAATTGCCGGCGGCGGTGACGAGGTAGCAGTTCGAAGTACCTTCCCGGCTCAGGTCGGTGTACTTTTCCTTGCCCGCTTCCTGCGATACCTGCAATTCGCGGCTGACGGAGCGTTCGCCCGATGTCGCGGTTACGGTCACGGTGGCGGCCGGCATCGCTTCCGGCGTCTCGTTCTTTACGGCCGATACCGTGAATTTACCTGCGGAGACCGCGACATTGCACCACTTCTGGTCGGAAACGGCGTTCCAGCTCTCCATGTTGGTCGTGACGGTGATCTCGACGCTTCCGCCTTCTGCCGGAAATACGATCGGGGCATCGGGCGCCAGCGTCAGTTCGGGATCGGGAAGTTGTTCGGGGGTGTCGTTGTCGGAGCATCCCGTCAGACATACGCTCAGTGCGCATATCGCCAACAGTAAAAATTTCTTCATACGCTTTTCGTTTTTGAGTTAGACACTATGTTCCCTCTCCGTTTTGTCGTCGGACAAACGGTCGAATCATTTCTGTTGCATGATCGGATGGGCAGCCGCCTTAACTAACCTTGGGGATAAAGATAGGGCGTTTCGTGCGAAAAAACAAGCGTTCGGATCGTTTTTTTCGCTTTTCCCCGTGTCGTTGTGCGTTGATGCGACGGAAGTTGCGGCAGCGGCAAATCCCGTCTTTTGGCAGGAGGATGGTTCGTGTATGTCGGGAAACGGATTTCTCCGGCTGTTGTTTCGCTCGGAAATACGACTGCATGGGAATGCCGGGAAAAGCCTCCCTTTGTCACCCGTGTCGCCAGCCGAGCGCACCCGCTTGCGGAGTGCCGAGGCGCCGCAACGGAAGCCGCGCGCAGCGCCGGCAAAGGGAGGTTTGGAGGGAATGTCGAAACGAGGATTTCTCCGGCTGTTGTTTCGCCCGGAAATACGACGGCATGGGGACGTCGGAAAAAAACCTCCCTTTGTCACCCGTGTCGCCAGCCGAGCGCACCCGCTTGCGGGATGCCGAGGCGCCGCAACGGAAGCCGCGCGCAGCGCCGGCAAAGGGAGGTTTGGAGGGAATGTCGAAACGAGGATTTCTCCGGCTGTTACTTCGCCCGGAAATACAACTGCATGGGGACGCCGAAAAAAAAGCCTCCCTTTGTCAAAGGGAGGTTTGGAGGGAATGTCGAAACGAGGATTTCTCCGGCTGTTACTTCGCTCGGAAATACAACTGCATGGGGACGCCGGAGAAATCCCACTGCTCGCGGATCTTGTTCTCCAAGAAGCGGCGGTAAGGCTCCTTGATATACTGCGGCAGGTTGACGAAGAAGGCGAACTGCGGCGTGGGCGTAGGCAGCTGCATGGCGTATTTGATACGGATGTATTTGCCTTTGGTCGAGGGCGGCGGCGTCTCCTCGATCACGGGCAGGATGTAGTCGTTGAACTCCGAGGTGGGGATACGGCGCTTGCGCGACTGGAAAACGCGCACGGCCGTCTGCAACACTTCCAGAATACGCTGTTTGTTCAGCACCGAAGTGAAGATGATCGGAATGTCGTTGAACGGGGCCAGTTTCTTCATCAGGAACTCGCGCCACTCCTTCATCGTGTTGTTCCCCTTCTCGATCAGGTCCCATTTGTTGACGACGATCACGCAGCCCTTGCGGTTGCGCACGATCAGGTTGTGGATGTTCAGGTCCTGCGATTCGAGTCCCTGCTCGGCGTCGAGCATCAGGACGCAGACATCGGAGTTCTCGATGGCGCGGATCGATCGCATGACGGAGTAGAATTCGAGGTCCTCGGTCACCTTGCCCTTCTTGCGCATACCGGCCGTGTCGACCAGATAGAAGTCCATGCCGAATTTGTTGTAGCGCGTGTGGATCGAGTCGCGCGTGGTGCCGGCCACAGGGGTCACGATATTGCGCTCGACACCCAGCAGGGCGTTGGTGAGCGACGATTTGCCCACATTGGGGCGGCCGACGATGGTGATGCGCGGCAGATCGTCCTCGTACTGCGCCGAGGTTTCGGCGGGCAGCGCCTCCAGGATGGCGTCCATCAGGTCGCCCGTGCCGCTTCCCGACATCGACGAGATGCAGTAGGGGTCGCCCAGCCCGAGCTTGTAGAACTCGTGCGAGGAGTAGATCTGATCGTAGTTGTCGACTTTGTTGCAGACCAGGATGACCTTCTTCGTGGTGCGGCGCAGGATGTCGGCCATGAGCGTGTCGAGGTCGGTGATGCCCGTCGACACCTCCACCAGAAAGAGGATCACGTCCGCCTCGTCGATGGCGAGCATCACCTGCCGGCGGATGTCGTCTTCGAAAATATCGTCCGAATTGACCGTATAACCGCCCGTGTCGATCACGGAAAACTCCTTGCCGTTCCAATCGGTTTTGCCGTAATGGCGGTCGCGGGTCGTGCCGGCCGTGGAGTCCACGATGGCCTGACGTTGTCCCACCAGACGGTTGAAGAGTGTGCTTTTGCCCACGTTGGGGCGACCGACTATCGCTACCAAACTCATAACGTTGAAGAATTTATCCAAAGGTTGCACAGCATTGCGGGGCATATTCCGTGCCGCATGGCGCGTGCATTTTTTCAGGCGGCAAAGGTACGATAATTCGATGAGGTATGAAAGTTTCGGAAGATTTTTCACGCTTATTTACGAAAAATCCCTATATTTGGCACTATAATATACTTCGCCATGACGTTCGGTCGCGGGGATTGCGCCTGCGACACGGAACGTCTGCGATAAGTGGAAATTCTTTTTTGTGACGATAATGAACAGACGCATTCTCACGGCGATCGCCCTGTTGCTGACGGCCTTTCCGGCCGCGGCGGCCGGGCCCCGGCTGGGCCTGCAAGCGCGGGCCGGTCTCAATGTCGCCGACTTCTCCGCATCGGCCGAGGGGTTGAATCTCTCGACCCGGCTGGGATTCCATGCGGCCGTGGCCGTGCCGCTTTCGTTCGGCGCCATCGGCGTACAGCCCGAACTGATGTACATGCGCAATACGTTGAAGGTGAACGGCCAGAAGGTCAAGATGTCCAATGTCGAACTGCCCGTGCTCTTCACGTTGCGCCTGCTGGGGCCCCTGAGCGTGTTCGTGGGCCCCGCGTTCGCGCTTTCGGACAGCAGTTATTACCGCATCGACGGCGAACGCCGCGAGTTCGGCAATGCGAAACCGACGCTCACCTACATGGCCGGTGCCGCCGTGCGGCTGAACCATCTGGTGCTCGACTGCCGTTTCAACGGTGCCTTCAACAAGACCGAAAACTATTTCGAGGGGGTCTATCCCCGCATCAAGTCCTACCAGCTGCTTTTCAGCGTAGGCTACGCATTCTGACGATGGGGGAGGAGATCAGCAAGGAGATCGCCGTCGACGGCGTCGACGTGCGCGAGTTGTACGGTGCGCAGAATGTCTACCTCGAACAGATCCGGGCGCTGCATCCGGCGCTCAAAATCGTAGCGCGCGGTTCGTCGCTCAAAGTGCTGGGCGCCAAGAGCGCGGCCGAGCGTTTCGAACGCCGCATGCAGGGATTGATCGACTATTACCTCAAATACGGCCATATCTCGCGCGAGGTGGTGGCGCAGGCGTTCGCCGCGTCGGGCCTTGCGGCGGACGAGGTTCCGGCCGATCAGGACGTGATCGTCTACGGCAACAACGGCACGGTGGTGCGGGCGCGCACGGTCAACCAGCAGCGGCTGGTGCGCCTGTACGACGCCGACGACCTGCTTTTCGCCGTCGGGCCGGCCGGCTCGGGCAAGACCTATACGGCCATTGCGCTGGCCGTGCGTGCGTTGCGCGAGAAGGTGGTGCGGCGGGTGATCCTCACGCGGCCGGCCGTCGAGGCGGGCGAGAAACTGGGCTTCCTGCCCGGCGACATGAAGGAGAAGCTCGACCCTTACCTGCAACCGCTCTACGACGCGCTCAACGACATGATTCCGCCCGCCAGGTTGCAGAAGTTCATGGAGGAGGGGACGATCCAGATCGCACCGCTGGCCTACATGCGCGGCCGGACGCTCGACAACGCCTTCGTCATCCTGGACGAGGCGCAGAATACCACGCTGCCGCAGATCAAGATGTTTCTCACGCGCATGGGGCGCAATGCCAAGTTCATCGTCACGGGCGACGTGACGCAGATCGACCTGCCGCGCCGGAGCGACAGCGGCCTTACGCGCGCCATCGGGATTCTGCGTGACGTGAAGGGGATCGGCGTCGTCGAATTCGACCGCCGCGACATCGTGCGGCACGAGCTGGTCAAACACATCGTCGAGGCTTTCGACCGCCACGGCGAGTCGGAGGCGCCGCCCGTTCGGACAGATCGTAAATCTTAAAACAAATATCCGATTATGAATACCGATTTAACCGCTTTGAAACCCGCACTCGTGTGGAAGCACTTCGCGGCGATGACGCAGATTCCGCGTCCGTCGTTCCATGAGGAGAAGATCCGCCGCTACGTGCTGGATGTGGCCCGCTCGCTGGGGTTGGAGTGCCGCGAGGATGCGGCGCACAACGTCTACGTGCGCAAACCCGCCTCGAAGGGCATGGAGAACCGTGCGGGGGTGATCCTGCAAGCGCATCTCGACATGGTGCCGCAGAAGAACAACGACAAGAAGTTCGACTTCCTGAAAGACCCGATCCGCGCCTACGTCGACGGCGACTGGGTGACGGCCGACGGTACGACGCTGGGGGCCGACAACGGTATCGGTGCGGCGGCGATTCTGGCCGTGTTGGAGGACGATACGTTGGAGCACGGTCCGCTGGAAGCGCTCTTTACCGCCACCGAGGAGACCGGCATGGCCGGTGCGTTCGGGCTGAAAAAGGGGTTGCTCAAAGGCGACATCCTGCTCAACCTCGACTCGGAGACCGAGGGCGAACTCTATGTCGGCTGCGCGGGCGGTCTGGATGCCAACATCCGCTTCCGCTCCGTGCCCGAACCGACTCCTGCACGCAACTACACGGCGGCGACCGTCGCGGTCAAGGGGTTGAAGGGCGGCCATTCGGGCATCCAGATCGTCTGCCAGCGCGCCAATGCCAACAAACTGCTCTTCCGCCTGCTGCGCCGCTGGACGGCCGCGCACGACCTGCTGCTCTGTTCGGTCGACGGCGGCGGTCTGCGCAACGCCATTCCGCGCGAGGCGACGGCCAC
Coding sequences within it:
- the der gene encoding ribosome biogenesis GTPase Der codes for the protein MSLVAIVGRPNVGKSTLFNRLVGQRQAIVDSTAGTTRDRHYGKTDWNGKEFSVIDTGGYTVNSDDIFEDDIRRQVMLAIDEADVILFLVEVSTGITDLDTLMADILRRTTKKVILVCNKVDNYDQIYSSHEFYKLGLGDPYCISSMSGSGTGDLMDAILEALPAETSAQYEDDLPRITIVGRPNVGKSSLTNALLGVERNIVTPVAGTTRDSIHTRYNKFGMDFYLVDTAGMRKKGKVTEDLEFYSVMRSIRAIENSDVCVLMLDAEQGLESQDLNIHNLIVRNRKGCVIVVNKWDLIEKGNNTMKEWREFLMKKLAPFNDIPIIFTSVLNKQRILEVLQTAVRVFQSRKRRIPTSEFNDYILPVIEETPPPSTKGKYIRIKYAMQLPTPTPQFAFFVNLPQYIKEPYRRFLENKIREQWDFSGVPMQLYFRAK
- a CDS encoding outer membrane beta-barrel protein, whose protein sequence is MNRRILTAIALLLTAFPAAAAGPRLGLQARAGLNVADFSASAEGLNLSTRLGFHAAVAVPLSFGAIGVQPELMYMRNTLKVNGQKVKMSNVELPVLFTLRLLGPLSVFVGPAFALSDSSYYRIDGERREFGNAKPTLTYMAGAAVRLNHLVLDCRFNGAFNKTENYFEGVYPRIKSYQLLFSVGYAF
- a CDS encoding PhoH family protein: MGEEISKEIAVDGVDVRELYGAQNVYLEQIRALHPALKIVARGSSLKVLGAKSAAERFERRMQGLIDYYLKYGHISREVVAQAFAASGLAADEVPADQDVIVYGNNGTVVRARTVNQQRLVRLYDADDLLFAVGPAGSGKTYTAIALAVRALREKVVRRVILTRPAVEAGEKLGFLPGDMKEKLDPYLQPLYDALNDMIPPARLQKFMEEGTIQIAPLAYMRGRTLDNAFVILDEAQNTTLPQIKMFLTRMGRNAKFIVTGDVTQIDLPRRSDSGLTRAIGILRDVKGIGVVEFDRRDIVRHELVKHIVEAFDRHGESEAPPVRTDRKS
- a CDS encoding aminoacyl-histidine dipeptidase, whose amino-acid sequence is MNTDLTALKPALVWKHFAAMTQIPRPSFHEEKIRRYVLDVARSLGLECREDAAHNVYVRKPASKGMENRAGVILQAHLDMVPQKNNDKKFDFLKDPIRAYVDGDWVTADGTTLGADNGIGAAAILAVLEDDTLEHGPLEALFTATEETGMAGAFGLKKGLLKGDILLNLDSETEGELYVGCAGGLDANIRFRSVPEPTPARNYTAATVAVKGLKGGHSGIQIVCQRANANKLLFRLLRRWTAAHDLLLCSVDGGGLRNAIPREATATVLVRSKEFEAFRKEVRAFEKLMRAEFAGVEEGISIKAEACERPAEMISREVQDKLIRAVAACPDGLQRMSPAMPGLVQTSTNLARVVSDGRSVQLQCLLRSSVNSEKEALGDAIAAVFELAGAKVELTGSYDGWNPDMDSPILKAMTASYEALYGSRPAVMAIHAGLECGVIGGTYPKLDMISFGPTICYPHSPDERVEIASVGKFYEFLLHTLKHIPVR